The Hordeum vulgare subsp. vulgare chromosome 7H, MorexV3_pseudomolecules_assembly, whole genome shotgun sequence DNA window gtgcacttcagctgcaggcccgcgacccaagtactcggaaggaaactcagtcggaactgactccgagcgctgggatggcggcgcaaccacaacccactctaggaccgccacttgtgaggacgcgttctggcgcgcctgggcgtgttgcacccaacgctggagccgcggatggcgggaccgcttgctgcggcgcgcgacggcggcgtaggtcgacaccggagccgactgctggagaagaagaataccgcgggcgccggcacggaagtgcgtagccccgcaactggggagcgcctcgacgtcgagaggggcatcccgaagccatgccgaatcgtcgatgatgaaggagagagcgccgaagaggatctcgtgactcatgctcagatctccaccggatgacatgatgaaaagatgtagtcgcaaactcgccggaagtcgcttagacgcctgccccacggtgggcgccaactgtcgtgggtataagtctgacagtagatgtgtagggtacgaaagaatgggcagagccttagctacggcgaggttgtatgagttcaggcccctctacggtggaggtaaaagccctacgtctcggtgctcttgggagcttgttgtcgagtggaatgtggattacagtgaattgctaacccctgcaccagtggagaagggtgacttatatagagtgagttgcccttcacaacggttcggtgcacaggggtggagtagtggtgattaaatgtctacgttacaggtaacgtatgccttaaatgctaataaaggtacatgaaagcgtatgaccgttgccctccagggggttacgatgtacagagtggaatccagtcggtaagtttgatacgctccgaatgctcatttccgactggatgatggaggaatcgtcaccgactggatgaagggaagtccttaattcagtcggaactgactaagggccttgtcccttatgaaaggtagtccttgggtaggacctatagggcaggcctatgaccctaccctaggactataaccccatcactatcTTTCTTATAAAAAACTTACACATTTTGGAAATAACTTTGTTGTTTCAGAAGATTGAAGGCATGTTCCATGAGCAGCCACATTGCACAGCTCCATCTCACTTCAAGGCACCTAGGtttggcctctctctctctctctccctctccctctccctctccatctccctctccctctccctctccctccctccctctctctctctctctctctctctctctctctctctaaattcCCATCATACAAGGTGAAGTAGGGGGGCTAGGGCTTTCTTGTGATATGCATTGTTGGTGAGGACCCCATCCCGCCAACATCTCATAGTGTCGAAGCGCATCCAAAGAGCAGTATCGACATGGAGATCCAGCCATCCGAGGACCGCAATCCAAACCCAAATTGAGAAGCGGCACTTGAACAACATATGAGCCACAGACTCCTGCCCTTAGGTGCACAGGGGCCACCGATCACAGTTTGGTCATCGACAACGTTGAAGTTTGTCCGCCGAAAAAATACATTTGGGGGGGCAAACCTTCGAGACAATAGATTGCATATTGGAATGGGAAGGCCAGCAAATGGCGCCAAGTAGGCAGACTTGTTTGAGTAAGGACCATCACTGGAAAGCTTCCAAAGGATGGTGTCCGGGACACCCGGATTGATATTGACATTCGAGAGCTTGCACCATAAAGCAACGAATTGTTGGACGTAAGCTGGTGATAAACATGCACTCATGTCAATCAAATTAATCCAACGATCATCCTCGAGGACCGAATCAACAGTGCTAAGTTTCTTTCTTGAGAGGTCAAAGATTTTTGGGACAATATTTTTGGGGCGCATGGGATCCAGCGAGGTTGACTCCCAAAACTTGGCCTTGGAGCCATCACCCAGCGTGACAATAGTGGCGGCTGTGAAAATGTCTCGATCTTCCCGACCACAAGGCATCTCAGAACCACAATCATGCCCTTGAGGGTCTTCCCACTCTAACCAAAGCCATCTTAATCGTAGCACAGTGACGAACTTATTTAGATTGAGGATGCCCAAGCCTCCATACTGCTTGGGCCTGTAAACGTGCTCCCACTTAATTTTACATTTGACGCCGGACACAGTGCCAGTACCGGTTACTGGGACAGTTGTCCCTGCCGCTACTGCCGCTCGTCGAGATGCCATCCGCACAAGTCTTCATACGGCTAGAGGCTGGGACACACCATCATATGGGCATATGTCAGAGACAAAGATGCAAGCAGGTACCGGTATCTTGCTAGAGTGTCGTCCGTGGTTCATCGGTTCATGTTGATGAAGCAATTGTGGCATGTCTGGCTCATGTTCCATAGTCCATACCATGGCAGTTAGCTGAGCGCGTGAGCCTCATGGTATATATGTGAAGAGAAAATTCTTGAAACATGCTCAAATCATGGCTCCGTCTCTGTGTGTGTCTTTGGCATGGTTTGTAAGGATGGAGGATGTTTGTCGTGatgtaaaacaaaacaaaaacaaatttgAGCAATTGGTGATAAGGTATATGAGCAACGTGTGTGCAATGCAACCCATTTTCTGAAAGCGTGTGTACGATGCaatccaaaagaaaagaaaaaacgttTCTCACAACAGGTACCAAGCCATTTTCCAACGGTTCCTTTCTACAGTTCGGATAGGCTCGGGCTACGGGAGGGCATTTTGGGCATTGCTCGCCAGCAACGCCACAACTTTTAGGTGGCCGATAGAGCTGGCGAGACGTTGATACGCATGCGATCACCGGCTAATTAACCAAGCTGATGGAGGTGGCTAATCCCCTAACGGTGCAGCTGACGGCGTCAGGATCATAAAGCCCATCCTTGTCTCTTTCCAGCTTTTGGGAATTATTGGGTGAACCCGAGGACCAGCAAGAGGGGTTTCTTTCAGAGAGCCTTTCGTGATGAGCACTGAAGATCTCGTTGCCGCCCTTATTTATGATATATTTTGACTTGAGACAATAAGCTATGTCAGGGTAATAGTACTATAATGAGTAATCTAGGATCCAAACGGTTCGGGAGATGCTTTCCTTTGACACAAAACTTTTGAGGAACAAGCTATTTTGGGTATTGGAAACATGGGCGCATATGGAGGGCCTAGCTAGCTGGTGATAGTTATTTGTTTTTGTAGGACCTAGTGGGTAGTTCAAACGTGCAGCCGAAACAAAGCCTGAAAGCAAGTGTTTTTGGGTGAAATAGAACTATCGTTCTGAGTGTCAATAGTTAACAAAGACAAATGCACATGTAACTTTTTTTTGTGGGAACACACGTAACTACTACTCATCATCTGTCATGGTAGCACAAAGACACCATAAGCAACAAAATTACATCCGGGTTGGTAGCCCACTTACCGAAGAGTACAAGCACAAGAGTGAGTCGAAGGCATGTTACCGTCATCATCCCTCCCTCATGGGAGTCGGGACACAACTTGTTGTAGGAGACAGACTAGTCTGCTCTACCGTGTAATAAAATAATTTGTTTTTTCGTATACTTACTTTAGGACTCCTGCTTGAATCCCCAATCCTTTCTTGCCTCCATGGATGTTGGGCAAGGGTAGGGGGGactgaggaggaggtggaggaaccTGCCTTGATCTAGTGTTGTGTATCGCCTGGTTCCCTAATCTGGAGGAGGCCCTCTGATTCACCCTCTTCATGAAAGGTTATTGTGGTGGTGAAGTATATGAGCAGCAGAGAGATGTAGTTACAAATTGGTAATGAGTTGTTCATCAATGGTTGCTATGGAGAGGCTTTGACACACGCTACTGTGATCGACCGCTTATTGTCTGCGACGTGTCATCGAGTATGTTGGCTAAGTGgtggcctttcttcttcctcacggCTAAGATGCCAGGGAGGGAGTGCGCCTCCTGCATGGAGTCTATGGCATAGGGTCATCGAGGTTTGCCACACCCGAGTCGTGTCGTCACTCGCGGCGACGATACAAGGTTCATGTGGGAGTAGCTACGGACTCAATTGTGATATGTGTTAGCTCTTTGGGGTTCTCTTAGTAAGAATAAAAGTACAATTTGTCATTTCCCTTTTTTTGGGTCCTGTTGTAAGTTGTCAGCATCAGGTGTTCAGAACACTTCCTTTGTCCAAAAAAAATGAGGAAAAAATAACTCATGtaatttattattattttgtgcgAGCATGTAATGTATCTCTTAgaacaaaatattatttttacatATTCAAACTTCATGACCGTTGTCTTATATGGGTATTATGAGATTGTGTGTGTGCATCGTGTAGTGATGGACATCTGTAGTCTAGTTGTAATCGGTATTCCTTTTAAAAGAATACTAACTAAGACCTCATTTTCTGCCAAATAATTGTAGTATCTAGTAAGAACCCATGATCGTTGAGCCACAGAACTGAAGTTGATTCTGATATAGGATCCGATTATGCAGCGTGGCTCGTTCTGAcggcaatagtggtaattcggtgATACAGAAACCTTGATGTAATTTCTACATGTTTGAAGCGTTTTGTACTTCTAATGAACTATTGTAATAGAAGAACTAGTCATTTTCGCAAAACGAAAACTAGTACGATACAGGGTACGTGTTACGTGGCACAAAACCGTCCTTTTCAGGGTCCTGTCAAACTTTTAGCCGCTTGGCTTTCGCAACGCATTTGTACTGGTTTTTGATTGTGGGGCGCCATGGATTTTCCTTTCCCCGGAAAAAGGGGCAATGCTTTGTAGAAAAGCATTGGGTACCATGATACGGATGGGTGGAGGTCAAAGGAAATTTCGCAGGGATACGAACACGATGGTGCATGCAATCATGCATGCATGTGCCGCGCCGGCCCACGGGAAGGAATCGGCACTCGTACCACGTACGGGAGCATATACCGCGTAGACGTACGTCGGCACGGACACCACCAGATTCATAGTACGTCCAACGTTACCATCCCCGACGCAGCAAAATCAGCCAGCCCCGCGTCCCGGACGCCCGGGTCTCGCCGTTTGCCTCCCCGGCGATGGCACCGTGAGCACGGACAGGAGGACGatgataagacgggattgccgGATTGGTACGCCGGTATCGGTTGGCTCCCCCGAAAAGCCAAGCCAAGCCAACCCAGCATGCACCCAGCACTCAGCCAGCCCGCCGACGGCGATGTCTCCCCGTCTTTCACATGCACCAAATCCCCGCCAAAATCCGCACTGTATCATATCGGCATCAACCCATCGCTTGGCTCCCAACCCACcacgtgccccccccccccccccctcccccacccaCTATTACATCTAGTCGCCCCCCTCCCCCACCTCAGATCAACCACTCCACTCTTCCACCCGCCATTGCCTGCCGGAGCTAAGAGGATCGACCGGGTACGCTCAGCTTAGGGCTATTAGGTAGTTAGTTATGATGGAGCTGCGCAAGTACTGGGGCGTGGGGGGAAGGCGGTGCGGGGGGTGCgagggggcggcgccggcggcggtGCACTGCCGGGACTGCGCGGGGTACCTGTGCACGGGGTGCGACGCGCGCCCGGCGCACGCGCGGGCGGGCCACGAGCGCGTCTGGGTGTGCGAGGTCTGCGAGGTCAGCCCCGCCGCCGTCACCTGCAAGGCCGACGCCGCCGTGCTCTGCGCGGCCTGCGACGCCGACATCCACCACGCCAACCCCCTCGCCGAGCGCCACGTGCGCGTGCCCATCGCGCCCATCGGCTCCCCCGAGGCCGCCGCGGTGGCCGCCGAGGCCATGATGCTCTGCGGCGCCGGCGACGGGGACGCCAGGGCGGATCCCGACGAGGTGCACGACCAGTTGCACCACCACGGACACGGGGGCATGCTGAACCTCAACGTGGAGGCCGGCAAGGAGGGCGGGAAGATGGACTACCTCTTCTCCGACCTCGTCGACCCTTACCTCGCCGTCGACTTTACCCGCTTCGCCCACGCCGACAGCGTCGTGCCCAACGGCGTCGCCACCGCCGCGGTACCCGCCGTCGTCGACCTGGACTTCGCGTGCGGGATCGGCGCCAAGCCGCCGCCGTCCTACAGCTCCTCATACACGGCCAACGGCTCCGGCGCGCACAGCGTTAGTCGCCTCGCCTTCGCCTTGCCGCGAACCGATCGCCTTCTTGCTTGCTGATCGATCGAGACGGCTATATATAATTTTTCAGGGCTCATCATCGGAGGTCGGCGTGGTGCCGGAGGCCATCCACGGCGGCGCGGGGAGCTTCGAGCTGGACTTCACCCGGCCCAAGCCGCAGGCGTACATGCCCGCGTACACCCCGGCGCCGCCGAGCCACGGCGTGGGCATGCAGCAGGCGTCGGCGGTGGACATGGGGTACCTGACGGTGCCGGAGCGGCCGGTGGCGGTGACCGGGGAGGGCAGGGTGGCGAGGCTGATGCGGTACCGGGAGAAGAGGAAGAACCGCCGGTTCGAGAAGACCATCCGGTACGCGTCCAGGAAGGCCTACGCCGAGTCCAGGCCGCGCGTCAAGGGCCGCTTCGCCAAGCGCGCCGACCAGGAcgccgacggcgacggcgacgacctgGACGCGGAGGCGCATGCCGTGCCGTCTTCCACATCCTACTTGCTCGACTTCGGTTACGGCGTCGTGCCGTCCTTCTGATCCGTACGTCGGCGCGCAGCACGGGCCGGCCGCCTTGTACTTGTACCATTGATGCATGTACAGAGTACCGTAGGGGACTAGTAATCCATGTACTCTCCTGAGCTAGTTCGATCGCGCTAGTGATGTACTAGTAGCAATACTGTAAACTGTAACAGTAGTATTCTGGCCAATACGCTCGTTTAATTTTGGATCGCCGAAAACTAGTACTACTAGCCGCAACATATGGATCATCAATTATTATTCCGTTTTACTAAAACTCATCTAGTAATAACTGAGTTTAAATTAtgtctcattcattttttataaCCATTAAATGTGATATTTTAGAATGCTGATGTGGTTgtgtctgtttttgtttttcatacGAATGTGATTAAATTATATCTCACAGATGAGTTCTAGGTCATTGAAGTTTATGGCGATTATGTTCGTCTACCCACGAAAATAAGGCTCTCGCTATGATCGGTAAGCTCGTGTGATCGATCATAAAATTTGTCCGCAAATTCTAATGGGTTCCGTTGAACTGCGCATGAATGGGTACTCTAACCGCGAAAAGTATGCACCAAATCAGCTTtctcaaagaaaaaaaatcagctTTACTTTGTGGCTCTGGATATCCACTGGACGTCAGATATTTTGGTATGAAAAATTAAACGTTTTTTTTTCGCAACTTGTGTTCGTCGCGGATAGGAATATAGTTGACGATTCCTTTTTTTAGGAAATTGTCATGCTTACAAACTAAATTTGACAATCTTGTGGCAGTATAAATGGTCCTGAAAAACCTTTGATTTGGCATGGCTAAAAGTCTGACTTTAGAGTTTAGTCTTTCAACGAGGATGTAAAAAGTTTGATGTAAGATTTTTACCGATATCCTTATTTACGCACCAAGTAATATTACGGGGTTGTTCGAATGCTCTACGCGAAGCGGAGCACGTGAAGCGGGCTTTTAGCAACTCCGTGCTTTAACACTGCACGTCACTCCGTTCCAGCGTGGAGTCGCGGAGTGGAGCGAGTCCCAACGCTTCCTACATTGGTTAATTACTTACTTGCCTAAATTTGCAGGTGTTGAAGAGGTCACAATTGTTGAAATATGAGTTGAGAAAAATAATTTTACGATACCAGTTTTTTTTCTCCATCAGGTTGGAACCTATCCACAATGTGCCATCTGCTCGAATCTCAAAGTACTTTTCTTCCTGATCTGCTATCTGCTCCATCTACTACATGCAGTCAAGTCGCCATGTCCGGGTCATAGCATTGCCATAGCCGTAggactttttttttgtttggaccGCAATAGCCGTAGGACTATTTAGCATGTGTGTCGGCGCTACATATCATGAGATTAGTAGTGATACAATGTCCATGGCTGTCTCTGCTAGTACGACAACACATAGTACATCCAACATATTAAGCATCGCCACAATGCATGGTGGTCAACCAGGTACTCCAGGTGGCGCATGTTGGTTGATCGCGGTGAGAAAGCTTttgatttttagttttttttcaaaAGCCAACCAGCGACGTCATGTGGCGCACGCTGGTTGGTCGTAGTGAGAAAATTTTGGATTTTTTAGcgttttttaaaataaaagtgaaaactgttttttcttttctagaaaagttttttttctttatgagatggatgtgatgttcacatgatgtaagtttttttaaaattttaagaTGAAGGTATGATGTGCATAACTTCCTCTCAAGCGACCCGCAACGACAGCCCCCAACCACTAGTTACCATTTATGCATAGATGGTTAAGGTCTCTTACGATCATAGTCTTACATATGTGGACTAGATcctttttcgttgttgttttttgaaCATGACTTATGATCCGACATGTTTGTCGATGGGGTTTCTGGCAACAACGCATTACATATGCAACCAACGAAAAAACCATGGGTGTTCACGAATCGAAGAAGAAGACACTAGAATGCCTCCATTTCTGGAGTCCCGTGTCTCTAGAAAGTGCCCGAGGGTAGTGTCTGGTACATGCGACATTTGAAATGTCTCCGCTTCGGGAGTTGCTCGCCCCTTGATAGCGTTATTAGGTCCCCCAACCTCCACTCTTGCATGCTTGCATGAGAAATCTAGAAGGAAGAGGAGACGGTGATTCTCCGCTTGAATTCATTCAAGTAGGGCGTGGGTGAATTAGAGGCCCATGGAAGGCCTTACAAAGCCTAGGGGTCCTTGACAAAGAACCAAGGCTACACttgaaaagaggaggtgggagggTAGAAGTGTGTAATATTTTATTCTTTGGCACATATCCCCCTAGTTAGGCTAGGAGAGAACATATCTGGTGCATCGGGGCAATTGATGCTACCGGTGAACCGGTTCTCGTTGCACATTTAAAGATGTTCAAAAAAATTCCCAAAACAACTTAGTGCATTGGCCCAACATCAATGTACCTTGTCATccaaaatcaaatcaaaatttGAAGCATTGCTTCAGATACAGAAATGAAAATTTTGACATCAATGTGCTAGTGGGACAAAACTGAAGCCTAACTTGTGTTACGTACTATTTAGTGTGTCATTTTTGTATCTCAACCAATGTTTTGAATTTTGAGTTGAATTTTTGTGACAACATATATTGATGTTGTTTCAATGCACTAAATAAATTCAGGAGTTTTTTAAACATCTTTTAATGTGCAATGGGGATCGATGCACCGGTAGGACCAATTGCCCCGATGCACCAGATATGTCGCTAGGCTAGGATCGTGAGGACGCCCATATGGGGCAGGTTCCCTCCACCCTATGAACACCTTCTTGCTTGGTATTTTGTCTTTTTGTTCCTTTCCCTCGGTCTTTGATATATTGTTTTTTGTGGTATTCGTTCTTTGAGTTGTTGACTATGAAGCTTTGCTTGGACTTCTGTTGGCAGGGTGGCATGATGGGATCCATGGGAGCTTGTTTGGACTATTGTTGACCACCTTGAATTGGGCCGACTGGCCTTGATTTTTGTTGACCACTTAAATGGTGTGCAATTTAGATAGGGGGTGGGACCTTGGATAGGACCGGAGTCACTACAACAACAAGCTAGATGCCTAAATTCTATGTTCCAAACAAATCACAATTGTGGAAAAACAATTGGCAACTAGAAACTAAATTAGCTTTGCACTATAAATTGAGAACACCCCAAACTTActcgcacacacacatacaccacatgTAAACATTCTCACAGTACCTACACAATATTTGAATCACATAATTCAATACGAGCAAATTAACCAAAACCGATTTGTCATCAATGGGACACCACCACCCACTAAAAGAATGGCTCGCTTTGATAAGACACAACAACAAACTTGAAACATGATTTCAAGTTAGCTTTTTGTATGAATATTTCACAATAACCCAATGGGCAACCCACTCGTGTTTCATTGTGCTTAGCTAATGCGCTCGAGATATAATAGATGCAGCCATGCTAGAGCTCCGAATTGTCACTTCTTCCATTCATGCGCCAAACAGATGAATCTAGCACtgtaatacatctagatacatctgtTTGAGTGACGAGTAATTCCGGACAAAGGAAGTATTCCCTCCATTCCATATTAGTTGTCGCTGAAAcgaatgtatctagatgtatttcagTGCTAGATACATTTGTTTAAGCGATAATTAATATGGCAGAGAAGCTAGGGGGTATATAATAGGGATCATCTGAATATTTGGATAAAAAAACCTTTTTCgtatttataaaaccctaaaaccgTGTTGGGAATATATAACGATTTAAAATAATTACAAATAAAGACAAAACTTAATTATAGAATTTATATGGGAGGGAAATATATTTCTTACATTCTCTATatgttattgtacctatgtgcattttTTTTATCTTCTAGGAAAAAGTTCTGAAATCATAAAGGCCATGATCATTTCCCTGTAGTTCTTTAAATATGAAAGTTCATAAAAAGGCCCTTAAAAATTGAATTGGGAAATGGCTCAACTTCTCGCCTTGCTCTACTCTCTCTCCATCACATTCACCCGAATTGGCTTGGCCCATCTGCCCTTCTATTGTCTGTTCTTTCTATATTTTTTTCTTGGGCCAAGAGGTTTGTACTGAAACCCATTTACCTCCCTAGCCCACAACAACCTTATCCTTCCTCTATATGCTACCCAGGAAGGCACACTAAACATGTATCTCCTATTTGACCTTTCAGGCATCTGTTTGCACTTTACAAACGGGCACACGCCACCCCTCCGCATTGATCCGGAGATTTGCACCTTGTGCTTTTTCTTGTTAGACCGGAAAAAAGGTGCTTCACCGTGAGTCAAACTCGCGATCTATTCGCTATGTCTAACACGCAATAACAAAGGCACAACTAACATGTGTCCAATCATAATTCTTCATTTGTTTTTATTCTTTCTCGGTTTAACGAAAGCCACCGGTTTTGGCAAGCTTCTAGAAGCTTGCCAAACTGGGGTTTTCTGGTTCGTTAGACATTTTTCTGGATGGTTTCTTAAACAAAAAATATTCTTTTACtcttatttttttcaaattcatgattttctaaatcaatgattttttttaatttcacAAACTTCTCCATTAAAACGGTGATAGTTTTCTAAAATCCATGCAATTTAGTTCAAGttagtgaacttttttcaaaattgatgattttttttaaaataaatattCTATCATGTAAAATACTTAAGAACTATGTGGTGCAGAATGGCCCTGATAGAAGAACTACATCGATAGTTGATCTTTCTTCATGTAAAATTATCATGGTACGAGGTCGCATGGTTGGTGCAATCGGTTTGTTAATTTTCATCATGAATGGAATGGATCCATCAACAAAAATAAGCACACAGAAGAAACGTGATGAATACTTGTATCCTTATGTCATCTTTGTTTTGTGACTACTGCTGCTTCCTAAGTTGCATTTGATATGTTGATATGAACTTGAATTTGATATGTCAAAGAATGTTTGAAAGTTTGGATCGAAATAAGCAATGTGGTCACGTATGTTTGAAAATTTGGATCGAGTAGTTTCGATGTTTTGGATGCCCTAATTAACATCAATTGTTCTAATAATGGTGCCCTATTTTAGGGCAGTTATTGGAGAAGAACATTTTTGTGTGCCCTAAAACAGTTATTCAATCCCGTATTTTGGGGTACCTGTTATAAATATTCTTAGATGGCTTGCAGGGACATGAAGAGGAGAGGCGGCACAATAGGCCGCTAAGAGGCTGGATAACGCACCAATGGGGCATGAAATAATACACATGAAGTTGTGTGAGTATTTTTTTAATGAGTTGTGTGAGTTTGTTGGTTTAGAGGTAAATACACCATTGGTGTATGAACTTTCCATGGATGGTCAGTTTAGTGTCTGAACTTGTGGCATACATAGAAGAGTCAATTATACCACATGTGCTAGAATTTGGCATAAATAATCACTTTGGTGATAGAACTTGTGATGTACATATAAACAAGCTTTATATATACTGCACACTGAGATAAACAAGCTTTATATATACTTTAGGCTGAacaataaaattaaaaaaaatatgatAAACAAAATATAACAACTTAAACACACGGGCACACCACCCCAACACAAGACGTCTCTTGTTTCAAAAGTATAATTACGCTTTCCATAATTTAAAAGGTTCATGTCATTTTAAAAAGAATTCatgtgttattttaaaaatatttgtagaATTTAAAATATATAAGCATTATAAAAAACTATATGATTTAAACAGTACACAATCAGAAGCTGCAATCTGATGGCACACTAGGCTCGTATTTATTTTGCTATATATTTTACATTTATTTTTAGTTAGAAAATACGTAGTTTTTTAGAAAACACACAAAAT harbors:
- the LOC123412911 gene encoding zinc finger protein CONSTANS-LIKE 5-like, with the protein product MMELRKYWGVGGRRCGGCEGAAPAAVHCRDCAGYLCTGCDARPAHARAGHERVWVCEVCEVSPAAVTCKADAAVLCAACDADIHHANPLAERHVRVPIAPIGSPEAAAVAAEAMMLCGAGDGDARADPDEVHDQLHHHGHGGMLNLNVEAGKEGGKMDYLFSDLVDPYLAVDFTRFAHADSVVPNGVATAAVPAVVDLDFACGIGAKPPPSYSSSYTANGSGAHSGSSSEVGVVPEAIHGGAGSFELDFTRPKPQAYMPAYTPAPPSHGVGMQQASAVDMGYLTVPERPVAVTGEGRVARLMRYREKRKNRRFEKTIRYASRKAYAESRPRVKGRFAKRADQDADGDGDDLDAEAHAVPSSTSYLLDFGYGVVPSF